The proteins below come from a single Triticum aestivum cultivar Chinese Spring chromosome 5D, IWGSC CS RefSeq v2.1, whole genome shotgun sequence genomic window:
- the LOC123126148 gene encoding uncharacterized protein, whose amino-acid sequence MGVGCSSLFSQPEGEDRISALPDDVLLSILGRVDDLRTAVRTCVLSTRWRRLPWLLPELIIDADDFLSLPHPKEKSIEAKVIQDAMLTLTQASRSLFAKPKGEYAVVELQLELYLIDTFLCDIGPLLCDAIDRGLLKHLCLAILDEEAPWERSQPDEIKCTQDIDGFFRAYPSVFHCLTKLSLHSLVFDGLDIHHVLFDCCKQLKHLALSFCDVGHYCAPWKIDAPNSKLCVLEVDRCCFERIELISLPKLEEVSWHGWVSNCAPFSFGFVPSLEELGLSNLLLYDHHLLKLSELLHGGACIRTLTLDFKGNAIWVTREIKQLAYAFRKLRKLVILGIFVEFDLLWTTTFLEAAPSIEMLHIAVCEHACEFGDIESGTGNFAERTNPQWELVFRGSKNLLLREVHIAYFRPLEQQLTFIKAVLERAPNVQTFILNKDGERCSECDAMALDVPPSVSGSACVSKEQGGARHGGQTGHRRHLLLWQDNFPVICKAIGVDRVINCSRINLKE is encoded by the exons ATGGGTGTGGGATGTTCGTCGCTGTTCTCG CAACCAGAGGGGGAAGATCGGATCAGCGCGCTTCCTGATGATGTTTTGCTGTCTATCTTGGGGAGAGTTGACGATCTAAGAACCGCCGTGAGGACATGTGTGTTGTCAACACGGTGGAGGCGGCTGCCTTGGTTGCTGCCTGAGCTCATCATTGACGCCGATGATTTCTTATCTTTACCGCACCCAAAGGAAAAAAGTATTGAGGCTAAGGTCATCCAAGATGCGATGCTCACTCTAACCCAAGCGTCAAGGAGTTTATTTGCTAAACCTAAGGGAGAATACGCTGTTGTAGAGCTGCAACTTGAGCTCTACTTGATCGACACTTTCTTATGCGATATTGGCCCACTGCTTTGTGATGCAATTGACCGTGGTCTGCTGAAACATTTATGCCTTGCCATTCTCGACGAGGAGGCACCTTGGGAACGTTCTCAGCCAGATGAAATAAAGTGTACCCAGGATATTGATGGATTTTTCCGTGCCTACCCCAGTGTCTTCCATTGCCTCACAAAGCTCTCTCTGCACAGTTTGGTTTTTGATGGATTGGACATTCACCATGTCCTTTTTGACTGCTGCAAGCAGCTGAAGCATTTAGCGCTCTCTTTTTGTGATGTTGGTCATTACTGCGCTCCATGGAAGATAGATGCGCCAAACTCAAAACTCTGTGTTCTAGAGGTGGACCGGTGTTGCTTTGAGAGAATTGAGTTGATATCTCTTCCTAAACTGGAGGAGGTCAGTTGGCATGGTTGGGTATCTAACTGTGCCCCCTTTTCCTTTGGTTTTGTCCCATCCCTTGAGGAATTGGGCCTATCGAATTTGTTGCTCTATGATCATCATTTACTTAAATTAAGTGAGCTTCTACATGGAGGAGCATGCATACGCACTCTTACATTGGATTTCAAAGGAAACGCA ATTTGGGTAACACGTGAAATCAAACAACTCGCCTACGCATTCAGAAAGCTAAGGAAGCTGGTCATACTAGGTATATTTGTTGAATTTGACCTTCTATGGACTACAACCTTTCTTGAGGCTGCTCCCTCTATTGAAATGTTGCATATTGCG GTTTGTGAACATGCATGTGAGTTTGGTGATATCGAGAGCGGGACTGGGAACTTTGCTGAAAGAACTAATCCTCAGTGGGAGCTGGTCTTCCGCGGCTCCAAAAACTTGCTACTCAGAGAGGTGCACATCGCCTACTTTAGGCCGCTAGAGCAGCAGCTGACATTTATCAAAGCAGTCCTGGAGCGAGCTCCCAATGTGCAGACATTCATTCTGAACAAAGATGGCGAGAGATGCAGCGAATGTGATGCAATGGCCCTCGATGTGCCACCAAGTGTGTCAGGCTCGGCCTGCGTTTCCAAGGAACAAGGAGGAGCAAGACATGGTGGTCAGACAGGTCACAGACGGCATCTCCTTCTCTGGCAAGATAATTTTCCAGTGATTTGCAAGGCCATCGGTGTAGATAGAGTGATCAACTGCTCACGTATAAACTTAAAAGAATGA